atgaatgacttgtttgtcattgagtcagctgttgctgatgcaaagtaggccctttGTTACCAAACATCAAGTAACTAACTTAGGATACAATTATGAGTCATTTGCAAACATTACactgttggttactttaaaactaaccttAATCTGGGAGATTAGAGGGATATGTGAATCTGTTGAtctgttaaagccacaatatgtaaattttcgcTGCTAGAGATCGCTCATTTCAAACAAAGGCGAAGCTCGGTGACACCTTGATTTCAAGGtgggaatcatgggaggtgttgtcttcgtgtctacagccggtggaaaagaatcaggaCAGGACAGTCCTTTCGCTTCCGGTCATGTGCACGTAGGGTAAAgcagcactgtttatcatattagatacatttgtgtgttgaaagttgttatagtgctgctatgagacacttgttgcacactgcagtaagctagatcgatattagtcatggtgaaacatggtactcgctgtaaatcaagaaaacaagaatcAAACAAAAAGACATACAGCTTGTgccagcgcaaaccctcttttggcattaaaaactactgtcaggatttactaaagacacgcagtgTAAAATTAGCACTGAAAACGCATGGACTGAGTTGtgcggctgaccttattgcatatgcatttttaggagtttccctttcagatggAAAAtgtatgggaggagagtatttaaatgaatcacacaaTGCAATTTACTAATATTTGCGcttgtcaatttactggtatttacGCCATTATTTAACGCCCTAAAAAAGCTAGTCTTAACCCATTTTGCGACATGGCTGCAGTTGTTGCTGTTAGGAGGAGACACCGCAGAGAACCGAGAGCGCATGGTAGAAGgatgattattaattaattaattaaattgcgACCCAACTCTAATTTGCACTGCCCTTGATATATTACGTTagtcattatgtaaatgatcTGACCGTGTCTGTGTTCTTTCATTTGCATGTCAGCAGTAGATCACATgcaaaacttgccactcccatCAACACATCTGGTTTGCTGGTCTATGGCAAATTGCATGGATATTATAAGCAATGAGTGGATCGCTCACCTGAGAGGAAAAATGAACTGCTGCCAGATCTCAATCacagaaaatcacattttatttgATACAAATCTAACTAGACTTAGCCAAATCactaacaaagaaatcactaattgattttctccatagggaatttaaaaaaacaacaatttataaactgtttttatatataagtCAGAAAGTCCTACTGTAACTAACTATCAGAGGATGTTAATCAATGGTCTGTGCGTTTGTTAAAGTCATCAGTTTGcataatttcaacttatttttttaaagaataatgatatttttattgattatagcctacttatatttattataattacaatttactttttatttataataatctgCTAATACTAATTATGTTATAcgtatttttaattattaatttaaaaagtacttCTGGTATACATTACAATTGACGCCATTATGTTTCTTATTTGTCATGTCTGATTTAGATCTGTGTCTTAAACTGATAcgtttaaaggtgaagtatgtctGCGACACTAGGGACACTTAGCGGAAACACAGCATATTTAGGCACGTCTCAACAGGTAAATATGGGATACTCTCAATAAAGTCTAACATATACTTTTTGTTGTGTTGCTATTTGTCATGAGCAAGCAAATGAGTAAACCAACACTGTCTAGAAAGAACATGAGCATCTTTTTTATTAGCTATAAACCCATTCAGTGTTTTTACATGACGCCACACCCAGCATAACCGgttaaaaaaaagtcaccaCTCGCCACTgatttttacatattaaaaaatCAAGTTGCATagcatttatattatttttaataaaataaaaatcttgcgTAAGGAAAATTTGCTTGTATCTTTTAATTCTATACTTAAGAAAAGTAAGAAaccacattttttatatttggaAGCAAATGTCTCTCTTAAGAACATCTACATTGCAGAATTTGACTCACTACATAGGCAGCAACTCACACAAATGACCTTTGACATTGAAGACTTCACTATTGATTTAATTACAAATATGTGAaagatttcatttttaatttgactGAACCTTTTAGCAATCATTTTTTGGTAttgaatgaattacatttaagTTTGATTGCTTCTTTTTCTTATACCAATTCTTGAAAGATaactttttacacattttatacccatgtttaaactaaaaataactttttttatattgGTAAAACACTGACTTTAAATGTTTCAATTCAGACAGACGAATGAACTCtgctttatgaatctttgtAACATTTGTGTCTGTATCATATTTGTCACTGTTTGAATTTTAATACCAAGATTATCTggtaaaaaaatacttttttttttctctctatgCATTCTGTGATTGTAGACAATGCTGTGTGTGAACAGGACCTTTATTTTGGAGTGAGGATGTGACGTCATAAGACTGCGCTGTGCTCCTGCATCTGCTGAAGAAAGGTTATGAATTTAAGTTGTTTAATTTGAAAGAGTTCAAGGTTTTAATAGTTTAAATAAATCACAAGCGATGTGAAATgagtttatttactatttaatgtaACATTGTGATTCTTTATCTAAGTGTAATGAAGGATATTTGTGTGAGTAAAGCTCATATCCACTGATGAGAAACAGTaaacctgcgtctcatttctctctgtatcataaatcagtttatcatgaacacgagttcagtctctgatggagaaactgaacttttcaactccgagtcaattgaatcaaatactttgagaaatgattcagtgaatcacgaCATGTTTTCATCAGagtaatcatttaaatataataattaaataattcattaaatactaAATGTAGATCAAAAAGTCTAAATATTAAGTTTATTAACTTGCAGCAttagttttgagtgttttttatCTAACCAGGTCATTGAAGACTTTTAACTCTGTTAATTATTCTCTTCATACAGAtggcgtttattaaagaggagactgaagatATGAAGATTGAGTTTATGGAGTTTAAAGTGGAGACTGAAGATATAAAgattgagtttattaaagaggagagtgaagacatgaagattgaagaaacattcagagtgAAACATGAATATattgaggaacaaacaggttggttttattctcacACCTGAACTGAATGTGCGCACTGGCGTTTGTTCATTGAAGTTTGTGAAGTCTGTTGTTAGAAAATGCACACTCACAGgattttctaacatttacaggtAAGAGTATAACTGTTTTGTGCTGAGGAAAGCACATCTCATAAGAATTAATTGTTTCCCTATCAGTTTTTTTTAGTTGCCAGCCACCACCAGCATTTTTGATGATTTCACAAAACTTAAATGACCCCAGAATATTGTTTATATGAATAGCTGAACATGCAATATgtcaaattaaagaacacagcatctgattttaaaaaacaaaataaagcgaggaaaaaaaacaacaacattttattcaaccttcatgcattctttttatTAACACTATGATGTTAATAAAAAGaatcaagctttttttttttttttaaatatcatgtCGGATCAGATTCATAGATCACGTCAATCCACGTCCATCAGATCgttatgaaaaatatgaaattaaacgCATTTACAAAGCAGGAATAAACATGGATGCAGTCAAAGTTTGAGAAGGcagctgaaagaaaatatctgactATATCAATGCATGTGAATCAAAGAAATATGCCTAATAATTAATATAGTTTcacaaagagctcaaaagaatacatGTAAGCTTAATCTGTTTAAAAGCTTTATAtattatgcatgtattatatttatttttaatttaaaagcaaagtTTAATATTGTCAATTAATTTAATAGGcctaattatattaatatgtcatgaattattcataatttaaatgtatttaatataatataatgaataattaacaGCAAATGTTGAGCAAGTTTGTCTCAAATGTTTTCACTATAAATTGATTTAATTTGGAGTGAGAGATACAGGAAGGAGGAGTGTGCAACAGGCCACATATATTGATTTGGAGGTTTTGTACTGATTCAGATGAGTAATAACAACCCTACtgcaaattatgttttataacaaagtttgggaggaacAGGTTCAGATAATTAAAGTTTCCctgtagtcaattattttatcacttaaaaactttgttttttttcatgccttaaaatagcttgaatataactctacacccttgcctaatttaatattcactgaatatgctaattagctcCGCCTCCACTCGCTCACGGCAGCTCAAAAGAGTCTACTGATGCTGTAGAGATGAGCAATATATGCTTATATATTCCTATATATGCCTATTTAACTGTATagtattgaataaaaaaaaacctttgtgCGTAACATTACAGTCTGAAAACCTGCAGGCGCCCATACCTTCGTAGCCTACATGCAATAAATGCACATCCTTGAATGTGCGCGGATTTCCAGCGTATTTACTTGAACTCATCAGGCTAATGTCTATGGTTTCATCCATTCCAGAGGCgccaaaatcagaatttataatAGACTGAAAAACACTCTCAGAACTTGACGTGCGACTCCACACTGACTGACATATGCACATGAATCACGGTCACATGCACACGCCCAGAGCAATGTTGTTTTAGCtatgttttatagtattaaaatatattgaaggTCAAAACATGAACTTTATTGACTTTCAAATCAGCCATCACTTTAGCTACTTTACTGTTATATGCGCTCACACACTTGACACAGCCCCTTGCGACGGTTCTGTCGgacatataacaataattaacgttattagccttttgcttgactacgttatcaaatGGCTAATAAgaagaagtgagtacaccccctcacatttttgtaaagtaGAGAGTGTACAGCTTgcataacagtgtaaatttgctgtctcctcaaaataactcaacacacagccataaatgtctaaaccactggccacaaaagtgagtacacccctaagtgaaaacgttcaaattgggcccaaagtgtcaatattttatgtggccaccattattttccattattggagttcaccagagattcacaggttgccactggagtcctcttccactcctccatgacggcatcacggagctggtggatgttagagaccttgcgctcctccaccttcagtttgaggatgccccacagatgctcaatagggtttaggtctggagacatgcttggccagtccatcacctttaccctcagcttctttagcaaggcagtggtcatcttggaggtgtgtttggggtcgttatcatgttTGAATACAAccctgcggcccagtctccGAAGGGAGAGGATCATGCTCTGCTCTTTCATGGTTCACTCAATGATCTGTAGCTCCCCAATGCCGGCAGctctcatgcagccccagaccatgacactcccaccaccataCTTGAATGTAGGCaggacacacttgtctttgtactcctcacctggttgcctCCACACActatctgaaccaaataagttaTCTTGGTTTCATCAGACCataggacatggttccagtaagtctgcttgtcttcagcaaactgtttgcgggctttcttgtgcatcatctttagaagaggcttccttctgggacgacagccatgcagaccaatttgtTGCAGTGTGCGGCATATagtctgagcactgacaagctgacccccccaccccttcaacctctgcagcaatgctggcagcactcatacgtctatttcccaaacacaacctctggaaATGATGCTGAGCacgtgcactcaacttctttggtcgaccatggcgaggcctgttctgagtggaacctgtcctgttaaaccactgtatggtcttggccaccgtgctgcaTCTCAGTTTCggggtcttggcaatcttcttatagcctacatcatctttatgtagagcaacaattctttttttcagatcctcagagggttctttgccatgaggtgccatgttgaaattccagtgaccagtatgagagagtgagagcaataacaccaaatttaacacacctgctccccattcacacctgagaccttgtaacattATTGAGTCACATGACACCTGGGAGAGAGAATGGATAATTTGGcccaattttgacatttttactttgtattcacttttgtggccagtgtGTTGATAtcagccacaccctgcttcattAGGAAATGCAACTTTTCTAAGCTAGTTGTACCCCTTCTGCTtataaagaataataatgaGAATAACAGAgatttaagaagaaaaaaacatttactgaGAAATGATTTACAAAGAATAATAATGAGAACACAACTGAAATttgggaagaaaaaaaacatttattgagATTGAGGTGATTTATGGGAGTAATGACTACCGTTGAAGGATGTCTTGATGACGAAGCGCAGGACACAGCAGAGGAGAAGAGTCCGAGAACAAAGAGACAAGGCCTTTATATATAGACTCAGATGAGGGGAATTCCAAAGAAGATGACCTCCAGAGGTCAGAACGAGAAGAAGGCTGAAACGAGAAGAGAACAGGGGGGACTGCTTCACACCTGAGACGGCTTCTCCGACACCACTTGTATAGAATGTTTGTAGAATATATGAAATGCTAGAAATACTAATGTagtaaataaatgaacttaTAACTTTATAACTAAACTTGGCCTCATGTGGCATTAATTTAAGCCGTTGAGTCTGATCAGACCAGACCAGATCAGAAGTCTTCTTTCTGATAGTAAGTATCTTAAAATGCTTATGAATTAGATCAGATTTGACTTACTTACCTAACCTgagaattataaaaaaaaaggggaaaacgTGTTTAGAGACGCACCATAAAACAAGTGGTTAAGAcgttaatggctgtgtgttgagttattttgaggggacagcaaatttacactgttatacaagctgtacactcactactttacattgtaccaaagtgtcatttcttagtgttgtcacatgaaaagatgtaataaaatatttacaaaaatgtgaggggtgtactcgcttctgtgagatactgtactCATACTGACAGTCTTAAGGTTTTTTTCTTGCAACCCATGTTAAGGGCTTTCATACAACCAGGCCCAGGAATAGTGATGGGTCCCTTAGGACCAGGTTTTAAAACCACTGGTGTAATGAGTATAAGGTCTATAGATGGCATGGGCAACTCTGGTCCTGGAGCAACACTATTtggcagagtttagcttcatccctgatcaaacacacctgcaAAATTTAACCCAACCCCCACCTTTAACCCTAATTCTTCAGGACTGCTTGAAAATTACAGGCAGGTGTATCTGATTAGGGATGAAACCTTACTCTGCTAGAcattggccctccaggaccaaagCTGCCCATTCCTGATCCATAGGATCAGATAGGGTATAGatcaggggtgcccaatcctgttcctggagatctacctttctacagagttcagctccagcccagctcaacacacctgtctgtaattatgaagtgctcctgaagatcttaattaactgattcaggtgtgttttatcagtgttggagctaaactttgcaggtaggtagatctccaggaacaggattgggcacccctggtaTAGATCATACATGTTTTTGATACATTAAATGTCTAAATTGTTTTATGTCTGATTTTGCCCTAGACCTAATGGCACTGAAAGAGGCGAGTCATGAACTTAATGAAAGGGAAGAAGAGAAAGAACATTATGAAAAACTTCACAATTTCGTGACTGGGGAAAGATCGACACAGTCTTCCTCAcaaaaaagagctcaaaagtCAGAAACTAAAAGTTATTTCgactgccaacagtgtggacagagtttcagtcaaaaaggacatcttaaagtccacatgagaattcacactggagaaaagccgtacacctgccaacaatgtggaaagagtttcagtcaaaaaggaaACCTTGAAATCCATATGAGAGTTCACACTCGAGAGAAggcttacacctgccaacagtgtggaaagggTTTTGCACATAAAGGaagccttaaagtccacatgataattcatactggagaaaagccttacacctgccaacagtgtggaaagagttttacacATAAAGGGAACCTtatagtccacatgagaattcatactggagaaaagccttacacctgtcaagagtgtggacagagtttcagtaATAAAGGAACCCTTACagcccacatgagaattcacactggagagagcccattcacctgccaacaatgtggacagagtttcacTGTAAAAAGAAACCTCAAagaccacatgagaattcacactggagataaacctttcacctgccagcaatgtggaaagagtttcagtcaaataGGAAGCCTTAAagatcacatgagaattcacactggagaaaagccttacatctgccaacagtgtggacagagtttcaaTAAGAAAGGAAACCTtatagtccacatgagaattcacactggagaaaagccttacacatGCAAAGAATGTGGACAGAGTTACAGTCAAAAAGGAAACCTTAtaatccacatgagaattcatactggagagagcccattcacctgccaacaatgtggacagagtttcactgtaaaaagaaaccttaaagaccacatgagaattcacactggagagaaaccttttaCCTGCCagcaatgtggaaagagtttcacacataTAGGaagccttaaagtccacatcagaattcatactggagaaaagccttacacctgccaacagtgtggacagagtttcaaTAAGAAAGGAAACCTtacagtccacatgagaattcacaatagagaaaagccttacacctgccaacagtgtggaaagtttttcagtcaaaaaggaaaccttaaagaCCATATGAtaactcacactggagaaaagccttaaaCCTGCACTGTGTGGGAATGGCTTCCTCTGTGGAAAATAGTGCactaaagtgtactttttaaaagtgtatttattgtTCAAATAATATACTTTTGATAAACATacttaagtgtgaattaaatgtaatgatTTCACTGCTTAAGTgcattttatatgtatttaatttcagttaTATCACAAATTAACTTCacattaaatacaattatttgaaCTTTTGAGTGATTTAACAACTTAATCGCAACTTTAGTACAACATTTATATGTAGTTTCATAATTGCTTTTATTGTATTTCAACTACACTTAAAGTGCACTTGTCAGTGTACTAACAAGCaattaatgtgaaataaaatataggttaatgtattttaacaataaaattaattgttaattaaatgtaattttttcacCACTTAAGTGCATTTGATTTGTAattaaacttaaatatattaccaatataatacatattaaaaTGCAGTTAGTTTAactttttagtgatatttaaaCTAATAAGTGCactataattttaatttaaagataATAGAAGCAATTATGAAAGTCCCTCTTAAGTAGTGTACTTGCAAACaatgtgaactaaaatatactttaatgtcagTTAACAATACACTTGAAGTGTgaattatatgtaatatttacatatatttcaaatatatcagTATAAATTGATATTAAATGCATTTCTTACAATCTTAATTTGGGactttaatatatatgtattacaTTAGTACTTTCCTAAATTCTATGTAAAAAAATGGTTaagatatatttataaaaaaaatataaaaaaccaattatagtaaattaaaatatgcaTTAATTTCCATTTATGCATTGCAAACAAAAACCATAATGCTTACACTGACAATAAAGCACAGTGTAGTAGTTAAAAGTATGAATCCAGCAATTTAATTGCAAAAGTAAAATGTAAGGCTTAACTTTtgtgaaaaattaaaaacaaataaattaaaaaacaaagaaatagaCAAAAGCTTGCATTTAAATATAGTAAATTTACAACACAATTAAATGTCACAAACTAAAAAGTAAACTTACATTATTAACCCTTGTGTATTGTTCAAAGTTTCTACCCTTTTCATTAGTGGacataaaacatattaaactgctgtaaaaatgtatcagataaatatttttttcaattttttttgcataaatttGTTAATCAACCTCAGTCCTGATCAAAACtactaaatgtttaaaaaaaaacatccaggATTTTTACTCTTTTATTGCCAAGTTTATAAATGATGTCACTGATTTGGGGGGGAACAcacaaaatgacttattttcaatataaaaagtgattgtggactggattttttttaaccttttatcaCAGTCTTGGACATGTGAAAGATTAGTAACAACATTGGTTTTGATGCATTGTTAGTTTTTGTGCAGCATCAGATTTGAATTTTTCCTCCCTCATTTACTGTTTGTGGCTGTTTTTGCCCCATTGATTTCCATTATAACGACATTTTTAGATTGCAAAGCCATGACACCATATAATCATGCATCCTTGATTGATGGTGGTTTTCCCTGTTGGGAAGAGGtaaaatttgtcattttaacagTTCATCACCAGGTGGCG
The window above is part of the Chanodichthys erythropterus isolate Z2021 chromosome 3, ASM2448905v1, whole genome shotgun sequence genome. Proteins encoded here:
- the LOC137006652 gene encoding gastrula zinc finger protein XlCGF57.1-like, with translation MAFIKEETEDMKIEFMEFKVETEDIKIEFIKEESEDMKIEETFRVKHEYIEEQTDLMALKEASHELNEREEEKEHYEKLHNFVTGERSTQSSSQKRAQKSETKSYFDCQQCGQSFSQKGHLKVHMRIHTGEKPYTCQQCGKSFSQKGNLEIHMRVHTREKAYTCQQCGKGFAHKGSLKVHMIIHTGEKPYTCQQCGKSFTHKGNLIVHMRIHTGEKPYTCQECGQSFSNKGTLTAHMRIHTGESPFTCQQCGQSFTVKRNLKDHMRIHTGDKPFTCQQCGKSFSQIGSLKDHMRIHTGEKPYICQQCGQSFNKKGNLIVHMRIHTGEKPYTCKECGQSYSQKGNLIIHMRIHTGESPFTCQQCGQSFTVKRNLKDHMRIHTGEKPFTCQQCGKSFTHIGSLKVHIRIHTGEKPYTCQQCGQSFNKKGNLTVHMRIHNREKPYTCQQCGKFFSQKGNLKDHMITHTGEKP